The sequence aagagGTCATCTATCTCTAAGGAAATAAGAAACtccttcaacaattttgattttacGGAGGTCGAGACCCCAATGTTATTTAAAGCTACCCCAGAAGGCGCAAGAGAGTTTCTGGTTCCAACAAGGACAAAGAGATCCGATGGTAAACCATCGTTTTATGCTCTAGATCAGAGCCCTCAACAATACAAGCAACTCTTAATGGCTAGTGGTGTcaacaaatattatcaaaTGGCAAGGTGCTTTAGAGATGAAGATTTAAGAGCAGACAGGCAGCCTGAGTTTACACAGGTTGATATGGAAATGGCCTTTGCTAATTCTGAAGATGTCATGAAAATCATAGAAAAGACAGTTTCTGGGGTATGGAgtaaattttccaaaaaacGAGGATTATTGACTTTAGACAGTAAGGGTACATTAGTGCCTgcgaaaaaggaaaacgGCACAGTATCTATCTTTCGTATGACCTACGAACAAGCCATGACCTCATATGGTATTGACAAGCCAGATTTGAGAGCGCCAGATTTGAAGATTATCAATTTAGGCGAGTTCAATGCCTTTAGTcatttgaacaaaaaatttcccGTTTTTGAAGTAATTATTCTAAGAAGtgccttttcaaatatggAAGAGTACAAAGAACGATGGTCGTTTCTGACAAATAACAGTAATTACAATTATAGAGTTCCAATAGTGCTACCAATTGAAAATGACGAACAAGCTAATTCAAATTGGTTTGAGAATTTTCATGCAATTGCCACGTTTGAAAACCCACATCTAATAACCAAATTTctgaaactgaaaaaagGTGACATTGTATGCGGTTGTACGAGAGAGCCAAACCATTCCATTTTCGAGAATCCTACTCCCCTGGGAAGATTGAGACAGTTGGTGCTACAAAGTGAGCATGGGAAAAATATCTATCATGCTGTCAATAAGGATGTTGCCTCATGGATTGTGGATTTCCCGTTATTTTCTCCCGTTATAATTGAAGATAAGTCtggtaaaaaagaaaagcttGCATATCCGGAGTACGAAAAGGATAGACTATGTTCCACGCATCATCCTTTTACTATGGTGAAGCTTAAAGACTAcgaaaaattagaaaagaCGCCGGAAAAGTGCTTGGGTCGGCATTATGACCTCGTAGTTAACGGTGTGGAACTTGGTGGTGGCTCAACAAGAATTCACGATCCAAGATTACAAGACTATATTTTCGAAGATATCCTCAAAATAGATAATGCATATGAACTATTTGGCCATTTACTGAATGCTTTTGATATGGGAACACCGCCACACGCTGGATTTGCTATTGGTTTTGATCGTATGTGCGCTATGATCTGTGAAACTGAGAGTATAAGGGACGTAATCGCCTTCCCAAAAAGTATTACCGGGGCTGATTTGGTTGTCAAGAGTCCAAGTGTGATACCTGAAAGCATTCTGGAACCTTACAATATCAAGTATagtaattcaaaaaaatgagcaGAAGTTGATGTTACCTAGATGTGAGAGAATCTTAGTGTGGCTGCAGTATGTAggtttttcttgtaaatatTATACCTATTTTGTTTGCCTTGTATATGAAGAGATGAAATAACAAATCGATATCCATTACTTgaattgattttttatcaacATTAAttgtaatttctttataaCATCTTATTGGATATCATACGAATGTTTTTAAATTACAAAATCATTAAATCATAAAATGTTCAGTGAGTACAATCTCCCAAAGTCTACGTTTACTGTAATTTATCGCTATTTACAGGGACGCTGCAGCTTAAATATTAGCGCCTAAGTTAGTCGAAGCATTCTGTCTTGCCCAATTCTGGACAGTAGCAGCGGTCTTTAAACCCACCCCACTCGGCCAAcatttctaatttttcctttggcTCTAAGAAATATTCTCCGCTTAATACAAAGGTCCCCCAATGAACGCCTAATACATTTCGAGCTTCTAGATCTTTCATAATCTTGAGAACCTCTTGAGGATTAATATGTCGTGGTTTTTGGTGCCACTCAGGGCAATACTGACCACATGGAAGCAGCGCTAATTTACAACCTTTGCCAAAGCGTTCTTTAATTCTAACGAATAAATCTTTCACATATCCAGTGTCACCAGCATGAAAAAGTATGGGATTACCATGGTGTGTTAATAAAAAGGAGCACCATAGAGACTTGTTCGTATCTAAGAGCGATCTCCCAGACCAATGCATGGCAGGAGTAGCCGATATGTGGTATATCtcattgtttttctttacttgCAAAGTTTCCCACCAAGATAATTCTAGGACATTATCACAGCCGTTACTTGTCATATAAGATTTCATTCCTTTAGGTACTATCCATAAGGGAGAGTCTTTGCCACTCCAGTATTCCAAGCTTTCTAAATCCAGGTGATCGGGGTGATTATGGGATACAAGGATGATATCTGGTTTGGGCACCTCTGTAATTTGAGATGGCATTTGAGTAATTCTTTTAGGACCCAGGGTCTTGTGGATAAGAAAGTCACTGAACAGAGGATCAGTAAGTATCCTCAATCCATTATAAACCGTGTAGTTACAGGACTGGCCCAGCCATGTGTTATAGACTGGGCACTTTGatccttcattttcttctactGCAGTCGGTATGTGCAATTCGTCTAACACTTTGCATTCTAGCGGCAATGCCGTTTCCTCTGCGGGGTCGACGTCCACTAAGTTAGGCCCCCATGTTGGCTTGTGTACAGGCATTAACTTATTCATTTGGTGTACATCACGTGGAATACCTCCcctatttctttcaaataattcgaACACTCTATTTgcaaagaattcaaaaacgGTCTGAATCCTGTATTCTTCGAACGGGTTCTCAAATCTGCCTAAAACTTCCAAAGGGCTATATTTTAGCAAGGATCCCTTATAAGTGACCTCGTTATTATTCTCCTCTAATCTTTGACACATTTCGTTTCTTAAATCAATTTGCTTCACTGTAGCCAATGATACATAAAACGCATATCCTGTGTAAGGTACCAAAACAGACAACAGAAGTATACGTGCGTATTTTCTCGAGCATTTTTGTATAGGGCGTGTCTTTTGCGAAGCAtgtcttttgaaagttgACAATGATGTCTGGGGTCTAAACAGCTCTGATTCTCGTAAACGCACTAGTCTCCTTTGGAGAAGAAGCCTCATCTGAACATGGCAGGTAACAAAATTCATTTGCAACACAAGCAGGCATGCAATCCTTCAGTAATTGGAGTGCTACTGTTCACACCATATTCTCGCTATTCTCGAACtacgtttttttttttttgttaagCATCAGTAGTGAGTCTTCGGGAACTGCTTAACGACagtaaaggaaaaaaaaaactagCAGCTGTTGATAATATTCAGAAAATGAACGCAGAAGGAATCATTAGCTAAAAagtttattattaaaatcAGACATATATCTcattataatattttttttttataatacCACCATTTGTTCTCATATAATACTGATAAATATCGCATCGAATGGAAAAG is a genomic window of Saccharomyces cerevisiae S288C chromosome XVI, complete sequence containing:
- the MSD1 gene encoding aspartate--tRNA ligase MSD1 (Mitochondrial aspartyl-tRNA synthetase; required for acylation of aspartyl-tRNA; yeast and bacterial aspartyl-, asparaginyl-, and lysyl-tRNA synthetases contain regions with high sequence similarity, suggesting a common ancestral gene); this encodes MLARSRVCLQTITRRLADFPEANAIKKKFLFRKDTSTIKQLKGLSSGQKIVLNGWIEQKPKRVGKNLIFGLLRDSNGDIIQLVDNKSLLKGFTLEDVVQAVGILSLKRKLSNEDADEYEVQLEDITVLNASNKKPAQMQDFKLSAIYPPEFRYLQLRNPKYQDFLKKRSSISKEIRNSFNNFDFTEVETPMLFKATPEGAREFLVPTRTKRSDGKPSFYALDQSPQQYKQLLMASGVNKYYQMARCFRDEDLRADRQPEFTQVDMEMAFANSEDVMKIIEKTVSGVWSKFSKKRGLLTLDSKGTLVPAKKENGTVSIFRMTYEQAMTSYGIDKPDLRAPDLKIINLGEFNAFSHLNKKFPVFEVIILRSAFSNMEEYKERWSFLTNNSNYNYRVPIVLPIENDEQANSNWFENFHAIATFENPHLITKFLKLKKGDIVCGCTREPNHSIFENPTPLGRLRQLVLQSEHGKNIYHAVNKDVASWIVDFPLFSPVIIEDKSGKKEKLAYPEYEKDRLCSTHHPFTMVKLKDYEKLEKTPEKCLGRHYDLVVNGVELGGGSTRIHDPRLQDYIFEDILKIDNAYELFGHLLNAFDMGTPPHAGFAIGFDRMCAMICETESIRDVIAFPKSITGADLVVKSPSVIPESILEPYNIKYSNSKK
- the FMP30 gene encoding N-acetylphosphatidylethanolamine-hydrolyzing phospholipase D (Protein with a role in maintaining mitochondrial morphology; also involved in maintaining normal cardiolipin levels; mitochondrial inner membrane protein; proposed to be involved in N-acylethanolamine metabolism; related to mammalian N-acylPE-specific phospholipase D); its protein translation is MNFVTCHVQMRLLLQRRLVRLRESELFRPQTSLSTFKRHASQKTRPIQKCSRKYARILLLSVLVPYTGYAFYVSLATVKQIDLRNEMCQRLEENNNEVTYKGSLLKYSPLEVLGRFENPFEEYRIQTVFEFFANRVFELFERNRGGIPRDVHQMNKLMPVHKPTWGPNLVDVDPAEETALPLECKVLDELHIPTAVEENEGSKCPVYNTWLGQSCNYTVYNGLRILTDPLFSDFLIHKTLGPKRITQMPSQITEVPKPDIILVSHNHPDHLDLESLEYWSGKDSPLWIVPKGMKSYMTSNGCDNVLELSWWETLQVKKNNEIYHISATPAMHWSGRSLLDTNKSLWCSFLLTHHGNPILFHAGDTGYVKDLFVRIKERFGKGCKLALLPCGQYCPEWHQKPRHINPQEVLKIMKDLEARNVLGVHWGTFVLSGEYFLEPKEKLEMLAEWGGFKDRCYCPELGKTECFD